In Aedes albopictus strain Foshan chromosome 3, AalbF5, whole genome shotgun sequence, the following are encoded in one genomic region:
- the LOC109401443 gene encoding chitin deacetylase 1 isoform X1 produces the protein MAVISKEAHIIQRHLNVKFMQKQFIEISLAGRLQLILKSQYQFSTHFNDCPHLHSIPAEADFRVKRQDDDGDQEDNIEELCKDRPADEYFRLSTDGDCREVVRCDNAGENGITRLARVRCPTGLYFDVYRQTCDWKTNVKNCDELGKPRKVLPILKTDEPICPEGKLSCGNGECVDKELFCNGKPDCKDESDENACTVELDPNRAPDCDTTQCVLPDCFCSADGTRIPGNIEPQQVPQMITITFNGAINVDNIDLYEDIFNGQRQNPNGCQIRGTYFVSHKYTNYSAVQDLHRKGHEISVFSLTHKDDPNYWTQGTYDDWLAEMAGARLIIERFANITDGSIIGVRAPYLRVGGNKQFEMMADQFFVYDASITASLGRVPIWPYTLYFRMPHKCNGNAHNCPSRSHPVWEMVMNELDRRDDPTFDESLPGCHMVDSCSNIQSGEQFGRLLRHNFNRHYNTNRAPLGLHFHASWLKSKKEYREELIKFIEEMLGRNDVFFVTMLQVIQWMQNPTELNALRDFQEWKEKCDVKGQPYCSLPNACPLTTRELPGETLRLFTCMECPNNYPWILDPTGDGFSTK, from the exons ATGGCAGTAATATCAAAAGAGGCGCACATTATACAGCGCCATCTGAATGTGAAATTCATGCAGAAGCAATTCATAGAGATCTCGTTGGCAG GCAGGCTGCAATTAATCTTAAAATCTCAATATCAATTTTCAACGCATTTTAATGATTGTCCTCATCTCCATTCCATTCCAGCTGAAGCCGATTTCCGTGTCAAGCGACAGGATGACGACGGCGACCAGGAGGACAACATCGAAGAGCTGTGCAAGGACCGACCGGCCGACGAGTACTTCCGTCTGAGCACAGATGGCGATTGCCGTGAAGTCGTGAG GTGTGATAATGCTGGGGAAAATGGCATCACAAGGCTGGCACGCGTGCGTTGCCCAACCGGGTTATACTTTGACGTTTACCGTCAGACCTGCGATTGGAAAACAAACGTTAAAAATTGCGATGAACTAGGAA AACCAAGAAAGGTCCTTCCCATCCTGAAGACCGATGAGCCAATCTGTCCGGAGGGCAAACTGTCCTGCGGTAACGGCGAATGCGTTGACAAGGAATTGTTCTGCAACGGCAAGCCCGACTGCAAGGATGAATCCGACGAGAACGCGTGTA CCGTTGAGCTCGACCCGAACCGTGCTCCCGATTGCGACACCACGCAGTGCGTCCTGCCGGATTGTTTCTGCTCCGCTGACGGTACCCGTATTCCCGGAAACATCGAACCCCAGCAGGTGCCACAGATGATCACCATCACCTTCAACGGTGCCATCAACGTCGACAACATCGACCTGTACGAAGACATCTTCAACGGTCAGCGGCAAAACCCGAATGGTTGCCAGATCCGAGGTACCTACTTCGTGTCGCACAAATACACCAACTACTCGGCCGTACAGGACTTGCACCGCAAGGGCCATGAAATATCGGTCTTCTCGCTGACCCACAAGGACGACCCCAACTACTGGACCCAGGGAACCTACGACGACTGGCTGGCTGAAATGGCCGGAGCTCGTCTGATCATCGAACGATTCGCCAACATCACCGACGGTTCGATCATCGGTGTTCGTGCCCCGTACCTGCGCGTAGGCGGTAACAAACAATTCGAGATGATGGCTGATCAATTCTTCGTGTACGATGCCTCGATCACCGCTTCACTCGGACGTGTCCCAATCTGGCCTTACACTCTGTACTTCCGTATGCCCCATAAGTGCAACGGTAACGCTCACAACTGCCCATCCCGTAGCCACCCAGTCTGGGAAATGGTCATGAACGAACTCGATCGTCGTGACGATCCAACCTTCGACGAGTCGCTTCCAGGTTGTCACATGGTCGACTCCTGCTCCAACATCCAATCCGGTGAACAGTTCGGTCGTCTTCTGCGTCACAACTTCAACCGTCACTACAATACCAACCGTGCCCCTCTGGGTCTGCACTTCCACGCCTCGTGGCTCAAGTCCAAGAAAGAATACCGTGAAGAACTGATCAAGTTCATCGAAGAAATGCTCGGCCGCAACGATGTCTTCTTCGTCACAATGCTCCAGGTCATCCAATGGATGCAGAACCCAACCGAGTTGAACGCTCTGCGAGACTTCCAGGAGTGGAAGGAAAAGTGCGACGTCAAGGGACAACCCTATTGTTCCCTCCCGAACGCCTGCCCGCTGACGACCCGCGAACTGCCCGGTGAGACTCTGCGTCTCTTCACTTGCATGGAGTGCCCCAACAACTACCCATGGATCCTGGACCCAACTGGAGATGGCTTCTCCACCAAGTAA
- the LOC109401443 gene encoding chitin deacetylase 1 isoform X3 → MARVIKLLAVLCLVVAIAEADFRVKRQDDDGDQEDNIEELCKDRPADEYFRLSTDGDCREVVRCDNAGENGITRLARVRCPTGLYFDVYRQTCDWKTNVKNCDELGKPRKVLPILKTDEPICPEGKLSCGNGECVDKELFCNGKPDCKDESDENACTVELDPNRAPDCDTTQCVLPDCFCSADGTRIPGNIEPQQVPQMITITFNGAINVDNIDLYEDIFNGQRQNPNGCQIRGTYFVSHKYTNYSAVQDLHRKGHEISVFSLTHKDDPNYWTQGTYDDWLAEMAGARLIIERFANITDGSIIGVRAPYLRVGGNKQFEMMADQFFVYDASITASLGRVPIWPYTLYFRMPHKCNGNAHNCPSRSHPVWEMVMNELDRRDDPTFDESLPGCHMVDSCSNIQSGEQFGRLLRHNFNRHYNTNRAPLGLHFHASWLKSKKEYREELIKFIEEMLGRNDVFFVTMLQVIQWMQNPTELNALRDFQEWKEKCDVKGQPYCSLPNACPLTTRELPGETLRLFTCMECPNNYPWILDPTGDGFSTK, encoded by the exons CTGAAGCCGATTTCCGTGTCAAGCGACAGGATGACGACGGCGACCAGGAGGACAACATCGAAGAGCTGTGCAAGGACCGACCGGCCGACGAGTACTTCCGTCTGAGCACAGATGGCGATTGCCGTGAAGTCGTGAG GTGTGATAATGCTGGGGAAAATGGCATCACAAGGCTGGCACGCGTGCGTTGCCCAACCGGGTTATACTTTGACGTTTACCGTCAGACCTGCGATTGGAAAACAAACGTTAAAAATTGCGATGAACTAGGAA AACCAAGAAAGGTCCTTCCCATCCTGAAGACCGATGAGCCAATCTGTCCGGAGGGCAAACTGTCCTGCGGTAACGGCGAATGCGTTGACAAGGAATTGTTCTGCAACGGCAAGCCCGACTGCAAGGATGAATCCGACGAGAACGCGTGTA CCGTTGAGCTCGACCCGAACCGTGCTCCCGATTGCGACACCACGCAGTGCGTCCTGCCGGATTGTTTCTGCTCCGCTGACGGTACCCGTATTCCCGGAAACATCGAACCCCAGCAGGTGCCACAGATGATCACCATCACCTTCAACGGTGCCATCAACGTCGACAACATCGACCTGTACGAAGACATCTTCAACGGTCAGCGGCAAAACCCGAATGGTTGCCAGATCCGAGGTACCTACTTCGTGTCGCACAAATACACCAACTACTCGGCCGTACAGGACTTGCACCGCAAGGGCCATGAAATATCGGTCTTCTCGCTGACCCACAAGGACGACCCCAACTACTGGACCCAGGGAACCTACGACGACTGGCTGGCTGAAATGGCCGGAGCTCGTCTGATCATCGAACGATTCGCCAACATCACCGACGGTTCGATCATCGGTGTTCGTGCCCCGTACCTGCGCGTAGGCGGTAACAAACAATTCGAGATGATGGCTGATCAATTCTTCGTGTACGATGCCTCGATCACCGCTTCACTCGGACGTGTCCCAATCTGGCCTTACACTCTGTACTTCCGTATGCCCCATAAGTGCAACGGTAACGCTCACAACTGCCCATCCCGTAGCCACCCAGTCTGGGAAATGGTCATGAACGAACTCGATCGTCGTGACGATCCAACCTTCGACGAGTCGCTTCCAGGTTGTCACATGGTCGACTCCTGCTCCAACATCCAATCCGGTGAACAGTTCGGTCGTCTTCTGCGTCACAACTTCAACCGTCACTACAATACCAACCGTGCCCCTCTGGGTCTGCACTTCCACGCCTCGTGGCTCAAGTCCAAGAAAGAATACCGTGAAGAACTGATCAAGTTCATCGAAGAAATGCTCGGCCGCAACGATGTCTTCTTCGTCACAATGCTCCAGGTCATCCAATGGATGCAGAACCCAACCGAGTTGAACGCTCTGCGAGACTTCCAGGAGTGGAAGGAAAAGTGCGACGTCAAGGGACAACCCTATTGTTCCCTCCCGAACGCCTGCCCGCTGACGACCCGCGAACTGCCCGGTGAGACTCTGCGTCTCTTCACTTGCATGGAGTGCCCCAACAACTACCCATGGATCCTGGACCCAACTGGAGATGGCTTCTCCACCAAGTAA
- the LOC109401443 gene encoding chitin deacetylase 1 isoform X2, which yields MAVISKEAHIIQRHLNVKFMQKQFIEISLAGRLQLILKSQYQFSTHFNDCPHLHSIPAEADFRVKRQDDDGDQEDNIEELCKDRPADEYFRLSTDGDCREVVRCTRSGLKQITCPSGLAFDIEKQTCDWKAKVTTCDKKEKPRKVLPILKTDEPICPEGKLSCGNGECVDKELFCNGKPDCKDESDENACTVELDPNRAPDCDTTQCVLPDCFCSADGTRIPGNIEPQQVPQMITITFNGAINVDNIDLYEDIFNGQRQNPNGCQIRGTYFVSHKYTNYSAVQDLHRKGHEISVFSLTHKDDPNYWTQGTYDDWLAEMAGARLIIERFANITDGSIIGVRAPYLRVGGNKQFEMMADQFFVYDASITASLGRVPIWPYTLYFRMPHKCNGNAHNCPSRSHPVWEMVMNELDRRDDPTFDESLPGCHMVDSCSNIQSGEQFGRLLRHNFNRHYNTNRAPLGLHFHASWLKSKKEYREELIKFIEEMLGRNDVFFVTMLQVIQWMQNPTELNALRDFQEWKEKCDVKGQPYCSLPNACPLTTRELPGETLRLFTCMECPNNYPWILDPTGDGFSTK from the exons ATGGCAGTAATATCAAAAGAGGCGCACATTATACAGCGCCATCTGAATGTGAAATTCATGCAGAAGCAATTCATAGAGATCTCGTTGGCAG GCAGGCTGCAATTAATCTTAAAATCTCAATATCAATTTTCAACGCATTTTAATGATTGTCCTCATCTCCATTCCATTCCAGCTGAAGCCGATTTCCGTGTCAAGCGACAGGATGACGACGGCGACCAGGAGGACAACATCGAAGAGCTGTGCAAGGACCGACCGGCCGACGAGTACTTCCGTCTGAGCACAGATGGCGATTGCCGTGAAGTCGTGAG GTGTACCCGTTCCGGACTGAAGCAAATTACTTGCCCGTCCGGTCTAGCGTTCGACATTGAAAAGCAAACTTGCGATTGGAAAGCAAAGGTCACCACGTGTGACAAGAAGGAAA AACCAAGAAAGGTCCTTCCCATCCTGAAGACCGATGAGCCAATCTGTCCGGAGGGCAAACTGTCCTGCGGTAACGGCGAATGCGTTGACAAGGAATTGTTCTGCAACGGCAAGCCCGACTGCAAGGATGAATCCGACGAGAACGCGTGTA CCGTTGAGCTCGACCCGAACCGTGCTCCCGATTGCGACACCACGCAGTGCGTCCTGCCGGATTGTTTCTGCTCCGCTGACGGTACCCGTATTCCCGGAAACATCGAACCCCAGCAGGTGCCACAGATGATCACCATCACCTTCAACGGTGCCATCAACGTCGACAACATCGACCTGTACGAAGACATCTTCAACGGTCAGCGGCAAAACCCGAATGGTTGCCAGATCCGAGGTACCTACTTCGTGTCGCACAAATACACCAACTACTCGGCCGTACAGGACTTGCACCGCAAGGGCCATGAAATATCGGTCTTCTCGCTGACCCACAAGGACGACCCCAACTACTGGACCCAGGGAACCTACGACGACTGGCTGGCTGAAATGGCCGGAGCTCGTCTGATCATCGAACGATTCGCCAACATCACCGACGGTTCGATCATCGGTGTTCGTGCCCCGTACCTGCGCGTAGGCGGTAACAAACAATTCGAGATGATGGCTGATCAATTCTTCGTGTACGATGCCTCGATCACCGCTTCACTCGGACGTGTCCCAATCTGGCCTTACACTCTGTACTTCCGTATGCCCCATAAGTGCAACGGTAACGCTCACAACTGCCCATCCCGTAGCCACCCAGTCTGGGAAATGGTCATGAACGAACTCGATCGTCGTGACGATCCAACCTTCGACGAGTCGCTTCCAGGTTGTCACATGGTCGACTCCTGCTCCAACATCCAATCCGGTGAACAGTTCGGTCGTCTTCTGCGTCACAACTTCAACCGTCACTACAATACCAACCGTGCCCCTCTGGGTCTGCACTTCCACGCCTCGTGGCTCAAGTCCAAGAAAGAATACCGTGAAGAACTGATCAAGTTCATCGAAGAAATGCTCGGCCGCAACGATGTCTTCTTCGTCACAATGCTCCAGGTCATCCAATGGATGCAGAACCCAACCGAGTTGAACGCTCTGCGAGACTTCCAGGAGTGGAAGGAAAAGTGCGACGTCAAGGGACAACCCTATTGTTCCCTCCCGAACGCCTGCCCGCTGACGACCCGCGAACTGCCCGGTGAGACTCTGCGTCTCTTCACTTGCATGGAGTGCCCCAACAACTACCCATGGATCCTGGACCCAACTGGAGATGGCTTCTCCACCAAGTAA